In the genome of Acinetobacter sp. WCHAc010034, one region contains:
- a CDS encoding DUF4145 domain-containing protein, protein MSSFPWKCPYCNHTCTVTSENYSDSTHRFRLNNKYDRLVGVNTIIVVCPNPECKEISAKALLFKSATTYDYTPEEKPEKTWNLLPQSSSKTYSTAIIPEVIINDYEEACLIKDLSPKASATLARRCLQGMIRDFWNVKEKNLFEEIKAIENKIEPEVWEAIDSIRSLGNIGAHMEKDINIIVDVEPDEAQLLISLLEMLFDEWYIAAHKRKERLKKIKELKASKDHLKKVEY, encoded by the coding sequence ATGTCTTCTTTTCCTTGGAAATGTCCTTATTGTAATCATACTTGTACAGTAACTAGCGAAAATTATAGTGATAGTACTCATAGATTTAGGCTCAATAATAAATATGATCGTCTTGTAGGGGTGAATACAATAATTGTTGTCTGTCCGAATCCTGAATGCAAAGAAATATCAGCGAAAGCGCTACTCTTTAAAAGTGCTACTACATACGATTATACCCCCGAAGAAAAGCCAGAAAAAACCTGGAATCTATTACCACAAAGCAGTTCAAAAACATATTCAACAGCCATCATTCCAGAAGTAATTATTAATGATTATGAAGAAGCTTGTTTAATTAAGGACCTAAGTCCAAAGGCCTCTGCAACATTAGCCAGAAGATGCCTTCAAGGAATGATAAGGGATTTTTGGAATGTAAAAGAAAAAAATCTATTCGAAGAAATAAAAGCTATTGAAAATAAAATAGAACCAGAAGTTTGGGAAGCTATTGATTCTATTCGATCACTAGGAAATATTGGTGCTCATATGGAAAAAGATATCAATATTATTGTTGATGTTGAACCAGATGAAGCTCAACTTCTAATAAGCCTATTAGAAATGTTATTTGATGAGTGGTATATAGCTGCCCATAAAAGAAAGGAAAGGCTAAAAAAGATTAAAGAGTTAAAAGCATCTAAAGATCATTTAAAAAAAGTAGAATATTAA
- a CDS encoding Fic family protein, producing the protein MQEWIWQAENWTNFTWLDSIILPKTRQIHQKIGILLGQSQHDLAKEQFTLDTLLANLVASSAIENETINVFSLRSSLAQRLGVTLEQPYPSSDRSEGLANIMLDALNDVKQPLTVERLMQWHRWLFNDPDWTMQRLRIGQLRGSEPMQVVSGRLDYPKVHFEAPPREGLEERLNTFIAWFNQSLNDSLLDPLLRAGITHLWFVTLHPFDDGNGRITRTLTDLALAQMDEQSIRLYAMSTAILNKRKSYYEILEQTQKNDSDITDWLVWFLDTLNDSLEKTLAQINRILFKSQFWHKYSNLALSEEQRKVLNRLLDGGENGFEHGISASQYQKVAKTSKATATRHLSDLLEKECIVKLEGGGRNTRYQINTQL; encoded by the coding sequence ATGCAGGAATGGATCTGGCAAGCTGAAAACTGGACAAATTTTACATGGCTAGATTCAATTATCTTGCCTAAAACCAGACAGATACATCAAAAAATAGGGATTCTTCTTGGGCAAAGTCAGCATGATTTAGCAAAAGAACAGTTCACCCTAGATACTCTGCTTGCCAATCTTGTTGCCTCATCTGCAATTGAAAACGAAACTATCAATGTTTTTTCATTGCGATCATCTCTAGCTCAACGTTTAGGTGTCACACTTGAACAGCCTTATCCCAGCTCAGATCGATCAGAAGGTTTAGCTAATATCATGCTAGATGCGCTTAATGATGTTAAGCAACCACTGACTGTTGAGCGTCTCATGCAATGGCATCGTTGGCTTTTCAATGACCCAGATTGGACAATGCAACGTTTACGCATTGGTCAACTTCGAGGATCAGAGCCTATGCAGGTCGTTTCAGGTCGATTGGATTACCCTAAAGTACATTTTGAAGCACCGCCAAGAGAAGGCTTAGAAGAACGCTTAAACACCTTCATAGCGTGGTTTAATCAGAGTCTGAATGATTCATTGCTTGATCCTCTATTACGTGCAGGCATTACCCATTTATGGTTTGTTACCCTACATCCTTTTGATGATGGTAATGGACGTATTACACGTACACTTACAGACCTTGCTTTAGCTCAAATGGATGAACAAAGCATCCGTTTATATGCAATGTCTACTGCGATATTGAATAAACGTAAAAGTTACTATGAAATATTAGAACAAACCCAAAAAAATGATTCTGATATCACAGATTGGCTAGTTTGGTTTTTAGATACATTGAATGATAGCCTTGAAAAAACCTTAGCACAGATCAATCGAATATTATTTAAAAGCCAGTTTTGGCATAAATATTCAAATTTAGCCCTGAGTGAAGAACAACGCAAAGTCCTAAATCGTTTATTAGACGGTGGAGAAAATGGCTTTGAACATGGTATTAGTGCTTCACAATATCAAAAGGTTGCTAAAACAAGTAAGGCGACAGCTACTCGTCATTTATCCGACTTACTTGAGAAAGAATGTATCGTCAAATTGGAAGGTGGTGGACGTAATACACGCTACCAGATCAATACTCAGTTATAG
- a CDS encoding Abi family protein, with protein sequence MNTLQEYCKPYISPQKLVLDYLISKKGLAIQDNEIEFAEQALSQINWYHLKIYFYPFIEDLTAEEERYKPQTNFRNGWDIYLLDDELRKIVIKHTLKIELIVKSHIDQAITEFTEDPFWYLNDDYFIKNKQPYYERNKVLGSMNSSDAEFTKHFQKNYKSPYKSYRSLPPFWIAMEVITFDQFLKIIEKVNPQIFEKRGENALDKCAMKLGAENFKQLKSWLEVIKDIRNKGCHNSRLWNANHMIPKGLDIHSQPIESLSKPHKIYLVTLAIFLMTKNSVAIDKNIKEELEELFEAYGSKINDLEKQMGFPESWATKAIWT encoded by the coding sequence ATGAATACTTTACAAGAATATTGCAAACCATATATATCACCCCAAAAATTAGTTTTAGATTATTTAATATCTAAAAAAGGGCTAGCTATTCAAGATAATGAAATTGAATTTGCTGAACAGGCTCTATCTCAAATTAATTGGTATCATCTAAAAATTTACTTCTACCCATTCATTGAGGATTTAACTGCTGAGGAAGAACGATATAAACCTCAAACAAATTTTCGTAATGGATGGGACATTTATTTATTAGATGATGAGTTAAGAAAAATTGTAATTAAGCACACACTAAAAATAGAGTTGATTGTTAAAAGCCATATAGATCAGGCAATTACTGAGTTTACAGAAGATCCTTTTTGGTACCTCAATGATGATTACTTTATAAAAAATAAACAGCCTTATTATGAAAGAAACAAGGTTCTGGGTAGTATGAATAGCTCAGATGCAGAGTTTACAAAACATTTCCAAAAAAACTATAAAAGTCCTTATAAATCATATAGATCACTTCCTCCATTTTGGATAGCTATGGAAGTAATTACTTTTGATCAGTTTTTAAAAATTATAGAAAAAGTGAATCCCCAAATTTTTGAAAAAAGGGGAGAAAATGCTTTAGACAAATGTGCAATGAAATTAGGTGCAGAAAATTTCAAACAGCTAAAAAGTTGGCTAGAAGTTATAAAAGATATCCGAAATAAAGGGTGTCATAATAGTCGATTATGGAACGCTAATCATATGATCCCGAAGGGACTTGATATACATTCACAGCCAATAGAAAGTTTGTCTAAACCTCATAAAATATATTTAGTTACGTTAGCCATATTTTTAATGACTAAAAATTCTGTTGCGATTGATAAGAATATTAAAGAAGAATTAGAAGAGCTTTTTGAAGCTTATGGAAGCAAGATCAATGATCTAGAGAAACAAATGGGCTTCCCTGAAAGTTGGGCTACAAAGGCTATATGGACTTAA
- a CDS encoding VOC family protein, whose protein sequence is MAIPVISGNDIFSHVFLGAVDLNKSVAFYDATLGALGIKNLGPFGNDWVLYGRDKPAFMIARPGNGAEPTSNGVTVGFAAATPAEVNAFHAAGLAAGGTDEGQPGPRGHLPGAYAAYLRDPAGNKVCAYTFV, encoded by the coding sequence ATGGCTATTCCAGTAATTTCCGGTAACGACATTTTCTCCCATGTCTTCCTCGGCGCAGTCGACCTTAATAAGTCGGTTGCATTCTACGATGCCACTTTAGGTGCCCTCGGCATTAAAAACCTAGGACCATTTGGTAACGATTGGGTTCTGTACGGTCGCGACAAACCTGCTTTCATGATCGCCCGCCCAGGCAATGGTGCAGAACCAACCAGCAATGGTGTGACGGTAGGCTTCGCAGCTGCCACTCCTGCAGAGGTGAATGCATTCCACGCAGCCGGCCTCGCCGCTGGTGGCACCGATGAAGGTCAGCCTGGCCCACGTGGCCACCTGCCGGGTGCTTACGCGGCCTACCTGCGTGATCCTGCTGGTAATAAGGTCTGCGCCTACACCTTTGTCTAA
- the fghA gene encoding S-formylglutathione hydrolase — protein sequence MERIEHHASFEGWQDVFQHESTVLGCMMRFGIYLPPQAEHEKLPVLYWLSGLTCTEQNFITKASVQRYAAEHGIIVVAPDTSPRGESVADDAAYDLGQGAGFYVDATELPWSDHYQMYSYVVDELPALIEANFPASSRRSISGHSMGGHGALVIALRNPGRYASVSAFSPIVAPTQVPWGQKALAAYLGEKNLDAWKQYDTVELIHVAQERLPLLVDQGLSDEFLEHQLRPQLLRTACEQVGHPLTLNLRPGHDHSYYFISTYLSEHMAHHAAALNR from the coding sequence GTGGAACGCATTGAACATCACGCCAGCTTCGAGGGTTGGCAGGACGTTTTTCAGCATGAGTCAACAGTGCTTGGCTGCATGATGAGGTTTGGAATCTATCTTCCGCCTCAGGCTGAGCATGAAAAGCTCCCAGTTCTGTACTGGCTCTCAGGTCTGACCTGTACCGAACAGAACTTCATCACTAAGGCTTCGGTGCAGCGGTATGCAGCGGAGCACGGAATCATTGTCGTAGCCCCAGATACCAGCCCGCGCGGAGAAAGCGTTGCAGACGATGCTGCCTATGATCTCGGTCAAGGTGCGGGTTTCTATGTAGACGCCACAGAGCTACCTTGGAGCGATCACTATCAGATGTATTCCTATGTGGTCGACGAATTACCAGCGCTGATCGAAGCGAACTTCCCCGCGTCGTCAAGACGCAGCATCAGTGGGCACTCCATGGGCGGTCATGGCGCTCTGGTTATTGCTCTTCGCAACCCCGGTCGCTACGCAAGTGTCTCGGCGTTCTCGCCTATCGTGGCGCCTACGCAAGTTCCATGGGGACAGAAGGCCCTGGCGGCTTACTTGGGCGAAAAAAATCTGGACGCATGGAAGCAATATGACACGGTCGAGCTTATCCACGTGGCGCAAGAACGCTTACCGCTGCTTGTCGATCAAGGACTGAGCGATGAATTTCTTGAGCACCAGCTTCGACCGCAACTGTTGCGTACAGCGTGTGAACAGGTGGGCCACCCGCTGACGCTTAATCTGCGGCCTGGTCATGACCATAGCTACTACTTTATTTCGACCTACTTGAGCGAACACATGGCCCACCATGCGGCCGCATTGAATCGCTGA